From the genome of Bubalus bubalis isolate 160015118507 breed Murrah chromosome 2, NDDB_SH_1, whole genome shotgun sequence, one region includes:
- the RPL11 gene encoding 60S ribosomal protein L11 isoform X1 has protein sequence MKERQDQGEKENPMRELRIRKLCLNICVGESGDRLTRAAKVLEQLTGQTPVFSKARYTVRSFGIRRNEKIAVHCTVRGAKAEEILEKGLKVREYELRKNNFSDTGNFGFGIQEHIDLGIKYDPSIGIYGLDFYVVLGRPGFSIADKKRRTGCIGAKHRISKEEAMRWFQQKYDGIILPGK, from the exons ATGAAAGAAAGG CAGGATCAAGGTGAGAAGGAGAACCCCATGCGGGAACTTCGCATCCGCAAGCTCTGCCTCAACATCTGCGTTGGGGAGAGCGGAGACAGGCTGACCCGGGCAGCCAAGGTGCTGGAGCAGCTCACGGGCCAGACCCCAGTGTTCTCCAAAG CTAGATACACTGTCAGATCCTTCGGCatcaggagaaatgaaaagattgCCGTCCACTGCACCGTCCGTGGGGCCAAGGCAGAAGAAATCCTGGAGAAAGGTCTAAAG GTGCGAGAGTACGagttaagaaaaaataacttcTCAGATACTGGAAACTTTGGCTTTGGGATCCAAGAACACATTGACCTGGGGATCAAGTATGACCCGAGCATCGGGATCTACGGCCTGGACTTCTACGTG GTGCTGGGTAGGCCAGGTTTCAGCATCGCAGACAAGAAGCGCAGGACAGGCTGCATTGGGGCCAAACACAGAATCAGCAAAGAGGAGGCCATGCGCTGGTTCCAGCAGAAG TATGATGGGATCATCCTTCCTGGCAAATAA
- the RPL11 gene encoding 60S ribosomal protein L11 isoform X2, whose translation MAQDQGEKENPMRELRIRKLCLNICVGESGDRLTRAAKVLEQLTGQTPVFSKARYTVRSFGIRRNEKIAVHCTVRGAKAEEILEKGLKVREYELRKNNFSDTGNFGFGIQEHIDLGIKYDPSIGIYGLDFYVVLGRPGFSIADKKRRTGCIGAKHRISKEEAMRWFQQKYDGIILPGK comes from the exons ATGGCG CAGGATCAAGGTGAGAAGGAGAACCCCATGCGGGAACTTCGCATCCGCAAGCTCTGCCTCAACATCTGCGTTGGGGAGAGCGGAGACAGGCTGACCCGGGCAGCCAAGGTGCTGGAGCAGCTCACGGGCCAGACCCCAGTGTTCTCCAAAG CTAGATACACTGTCAGATCCTTCGGCatcaggagaaatgaaaagattgCCGTCCACTGCACCGTCCGTGGGGCCAAGGCAGAAGAAATCCTGGAGAAAGGTCTAAAG GTGCGAGAGTACGagttaagaaaaaataacttcTCAGATACTGGAAACTTTGGCTTTGGGATCCAAGAACACATTGACCTGGGGATCAAGTATGACCCGAGCATCGGGATCTACGGCCTGGACTTCTACGTG GTGCTGGGTAGGCCAGGTTTCAGCATCGCAGACAAGAAGCGCAGGACAGGCTGCATTGGGGCCAAACACAGAATCAGCAAAGAGGAGGCCATGCGCTGGTTCCAGCAGAAG TATGATGGGATCATCCTTCCTGGCAAATAA